In a single window of the Streptomyces sp. NBC_00285 genome:
- a CDS encoding DEDDh family exonuclease produces MLEDHTTAASSPTAWPTAYPQGYAVVDVETTGLARDDRIISAAVYRLDSRGEVEDHWYTLVNPERDPGPVWIHGLTSDTLRDAPLFQDIAEEFSTRLENRVLVAHNAVFDWQMIAREYARAKREAPVRQRLCTIVLSKELGLPLPNHKLESLAAHFGVVQQRAHHALDDARVLAEAFRPSLHAAAARSVRLPLHECRPLTEWTDHAVPRQQAGYGSYRPTSWRPARKRPACPYPNPGRYEDSKPLKQGMRIAFSGDTSTERELLEDRAVEAGLHVAGSISRLTSLLVTNDPDSGTSKVVKARQFGTPVVDEAAFGQLLRDVEPASEG; encoded by the coding sequence ATGCTCGAAGACCACACGACCGCAGCGTCCTCCCCCACGGCGTGGCCGACCGCATATCCCCAGGGGTACGCGGTCGTTGACGTGGAGACCACCGGCCTTGCCCGGGACGACCGGATAATCTCCGCGGCCGTGTACCGGCTGGACTCCCGCGGCGAGGTCGAGGACCACTGGTACACGCTGGTCAACCCGGAGCGCGACCCGGGACCTGTGTGGATCCACGGTCTGACGAGCGACACCCTGCGCGACGCGCCCCTCTTCCAGGACATCGCCGAGGAGTTCTCGACCCGCCTGGAGAACCGGGTGCTGGTCGCGCACAACGCCGTCTTCGACTGGCAGATGATCGCCCGGGAGTACGCGCGCGCCAAGCGTGAGGCGCCGGTACGTCAACGGCTGTGCACCATCGTCCTGTCCAAGGAGCTCGGGCTTCCGTTGCCCAACCACAAGCTGGAGTCGCTCGCGGCCCACTTCGGCGTCGTCCAACAGCGGGCGCACCACGCCCTCGACGACGCGCGCGTGCTCGCGGAGGCGTTCCGGCCGAGCCTGCACGCCGCGGCCGCCCGCAGCGTGCGGCTGCCGCTGCACGAGTGCCGGCCGCTGACCGAGTGGACCGACCATGCGGTGCCCCGGCAGCAGGCGGGCTACGGCAGCTACCGGCCGACCAGTTGGCGGCCCGCCCGCAAGCGGCCCGCCTGCCCGTATCCGAACCCCGGGCGGTACGAGGACAGCAAGCCTCTCAAACAGGGCATGCGGATCGCGTTCTCCGGGGACACCTCGACCGAGCGCGAGCTGCTGGAGGACCGGGCGGTCGAGGCAGGCCTGCATGTCGCCGGCAGCATTTCCCGGCTGACCAGCCTCCTCGTCACCAACGACCCGGACTCGGGCACCTCCAAGGTCGTCAAGGCACGGCAGTTCGGGACCCCGGTCGTCGACGAGGCGGCCTTCGGACAGCTCCTCAGGGACGTGGAGCCGGCGTCGGAGGGATGA
- a CDS encoding SURF1 family cytochrome oxidase biogenesis protein, producing MYRFLLSRQWVILTLVALLLIPTMIRLGIWQMHRYEERTARNQLVSDALSAKAVPVERMTSPGHTVTTHDRYRRVTAKGHFDTRDEVVVRRRTNSDDEVGYHVLTPFVLDDGKVLLVNRGWIPSDGPSQTAFPKIPAPPAGQITVTGRLMPDETTAASGIKNLKGLPDRQVMLINSEQEAERLGVTVLGGYIAQTAPEPKGDIPELMGSNPGMEDAALNYAYAIQWWLFSVGVPIGWVILVRRELRERREKADQDSPTAAEPAVV from the coding sequence GTGTACCGCTTCCTGTTGTCCCGGCAGTGGGTGATCCTCACACTGGTCGCCCTCCTTCTCATCCCCACGATGATCAGGCTGGGTATCTGGCAGATGCACCGCTACGAGGAGCGCACCGCCCGCAACCAGCTGGTCTCGGACGCGCTGTCCGCGAAGGCGGTGCCCGTGGAGCGGATGACCTCGCCCGGACACACGGTCACCACGCACGACCGGTATCGCCGCGTGACCGCGAAGGGACACTTCGACACCCGGGACGAGGTCGTCGTCCGGCGTCGCACCAACTCCGACGACGAGGTCGGCTACCACGTACTGACTCCGTTCGTCCTCGACGACGGCAAGGTGCTGCTGGTCAACCGGGGGTGGATCCCTTCGGACGGCCCGAGCCAGACCGCGTTCCCCAAGATCCCGGCGCCGCCCGCGGGGCAGATCACCGTCACCGGGCGGTTGATGCCCGACGAGACGACCGCGGCGAGCGGTATCAAGAACCTCAAGGGGCTGCCGGACCGGCAGGTCATGCTGATCAACAGCGAGCAGGAGGCGGAGCGGCTGGGCGTCACGGTGCTCGGCGGCTACATCGCCCAGACCGCGCCCGAGCCGAAGGGCGACATCCCGGAGCTGATGGGCAGCAACCCCGGCATGGAGGACGCCGCGCTGAACTACGCGTACGCCATCCAGTGGTGGCTGTTCTCCGTGGGCGTGCCGATCGGCTGGGTGATCCTCGTGCGTCGTGAGCTCCGCGAGCGCCGGGAGAAGGCGGATCAGGACAGCCCTACGGCGGCGGAACCGGCCGTGGTGTAA
- a CDS encoding YbdD/YjiX family protein — MSFGPAVRRSARAVRWYLRELTGEAEYDRYCERHLRHHPIAPVPTRREYQVLRTRHQEAHPQGRCC; from the coding sequence GTGTCCTTCGGGCCGGCCGTCCGGCGATCGGCCCGGGCCGTCCGGTGGTATCTGCGGGAGCTGACCGGGGAGGCGGAGTACGACCGCTACTGCGAGCGGCATCTGCGCCACCACCCGATCGCGCCGGTGCCGACCCGGCGCGAGTACCAGGTGCTGCGCACGCGGCACCAGGAGGCCCACCCGCAGGGCCGCTGCTGCTGA
- a CDS encoding carbon starvation CstA family protein has product MSPRSILLWAVVALLGAVAWGVLALARGERISAVWLVVAALGSYAIAYRFYSRFIVRRVLRPDDRRATPAERLEDGVDFHPTDRRVLLGHHFAAIAGAGPLVGPVLAAQMGYLPGTLWIVAGVIFAGAVQDMVVLFLSMRRDGTSLGQMARAEIGRAGGAAALIAVFAIMIILLGVLALVVVNALAHSPWGTFSVAMTVPIALFMGFWMHRIRPGRVVETSLIGVALLLLAIVGGSWVQESSLASAFTLSPTTLVFCLIGYGFVASVLPVWMLLAPRDYLSTFMKIGTIALLAVGVVVAAPVLRADAVSDFASSGAGPVFAGSLFPFLFITIACGALSGFHALVSSGTTPKLIQKESQVRLIGYGAMLMESFVAIMALIAAATLEPGLYYAMNAPAGLLGTTAQSASHAVAGLGFIITPDQLTQAAKAVEEQSLIARSGGAPTLAVGMSEIFSGVFGGTAMKAFWYHFAIMFEALFILTTVDAGTRVGRFMLQDMLGNVWKPVGRVNWKPGIWLCSGLVVAAWGYFLYTGATDPLGGINQLFPLFGIANQLLAAIALAVSTTVLVKSGKLRWAWVTGVPLAWVVAITFTAGWQKIFSDDPRVGFFAQRAKYADGIDAGQVLAPAKTLGDMHTVVTNSTVDGVLIAVFLLLVAVVLVNAGTVCARAIRTPGALPTTEAPYVESQLAVPAEPSHEAMAGTRP; this is encoded by the coding sequence ATGTCGCCTCGTTCGATCCTTTTGTGGGCCGTTGTCGCGCTGCTCGGCGCGGTCGCCTGGGGCGTCCTCGCACTGGCCCGCGGCGAGAGGATCTCCGCGGTCTGGCTGGTCGTCGCCGCGCTCGGTTCGTACGCGATCGCCTACCGCTTCTACTCCCGCTTCATCGTCCGCCGCGTCCTGCGACCGGACGACCGCCGCGCCACCCCGGCCGAACGCCTCGAGGACGGCGTCGACTTCCATCCCACCGACCGCCGGGTGCTCCTCGGCCACCACTTCGCGGCGATCGCCGGTGCGGGACCGCTGGTCGGCCCCGTCCTCGCGGCACAGATGGGCTACCTGCCCGGCACCCTGTGGATCGTCGCCGGAGTGATCTTCGCGGGCGCGGTGCAGGACATGGTCGTGCTGTTCCTGTCCATGCGCCGGGACGGCACGTCGCTCGGGCAGATGGCTCGGGCCGAGATCGGCCGGGCCGGCGGGGCGGCGGCCCTGATAGCGGTCTTCGCCATCATGATCATCCTGCTGGGGGTGCTGGCCCTGGTCGTCGTGAACGCCCTCGCCCACTCCCCGTGGGGCACCTTCTCCGTCGCGATGACCGTCCCCATCGCCCTGTTCATGGGCTTCTGGATGCACCGCATCCGCCCCGGCCGGGTCGTGGAGACCAGCCTCATCGGCGTCGCCCTGCTGCTGCTCGCCATCGTCGGCGGCAGCTGGGTCCAGGAGTCGTCGCTGGCCTCCGCCTTCACCCTCAGTCCGACGACCCTGGTCTTCTGCCTGATCGGCTACGGCTTCGTGGCGTCCGTACTCCCGGTGTGGATGCTCCTCGCCCCCCGCGACTACCTCTCCACCTTCATGAAGATCGGCACGATCGCGCTGCTCGCGGTCGGCGTCGTGGTCGCGGCCCCGGTCCTGCGCGCGGACGCGGTGAGCGACTTCGCCTCGTCGGGGGCGGGGCCGGTGTTCGCGGGGTCCCTGTTCCCCTTCCTGTTCATCACGATCGCCTGCGGCGCCCTGTCCGGCTTCCACGCGCTGGTCTCCTCCGGCACGACGCCGAAGCTGATCCAGAAGGAGTCGCAGGTCCGTCTCATCGGCTACGGCGCCATGCTGATGGAGTCGTTCGTCGCGATCATGGCGCTGATCGCGGCGGCGACCCTGGAGCCCGGCCTGTACTACGCGATGAACGCCCCCGCGGGGCTGCTGGGTACGACGGCCCAGTCGGCCTCGCACGCGGTGGCGGGCCTCGGTTTCATCATCACACCCGACCAGCTGACCCAGGCCGCCAAGGCGGTCGAGGAACAGTCCCTGATCGCCCGGTCCGGAGGCGCCCCGACCCTCGCGGTCGGCATGTCGGAGATCTTCTCCGGGGTGTTCGGCGGTACCGCCATGAAGGCCTTCTGGTACCACTTCGCGATCATGTTCGAGGCACTGTTCATCCTCACGACGGTCGACGCGGGCACCCGGGTCGGACGCTTCATGCTCCAGGACATGCTCGGCAACGTCTGGAAGCCGGTCGGCCGGGTCAACTGGAAGCCCGGTATCTGGCTGTGCAGCGGCCTGGTCGTGGCGGCCTGGGGCTACTTCCTCTACACCGGCGCCACCGACCCGCTCGGCGGAATCAACCAGCTCTTCCCGCTCTTCGGTATCGCCAACCAGCTCCTCGCCGCGATCGCACTGGCCGTGTCCACCACCGTCCTCGTCAAGTCCGGGAAGCTGCGCTGGGCGTGGGTGACCGGGGTCCCGCTGGCCTGGGTGGTCGCGATCACCTTCACCGCGGGCTGGCAGAAGATCTTCTCCGACGACCCGCGGGTCGGCTTCTTCGCCCAGCGGGCCAAGTACGCGGACGGCATCGACGCGGGCCAGGTGCTCGCGCCCGCCAAGACCCTCGGCGACATGCACACGGTGGTCACCAACTCCACGGTCGACGGGGTGCTGATCGCGGTGTTCCTGCTGCTGGTCGCGGTCGTGCTCGTCAACGCGGGGACGGTGTGCGCACGGGCGATCCGCACCCCGGGAGCGCTGCCGACCACCGAGGCACCGTACGTCGAGTCACAGCTCGCCGTGCCCGCCGAACCGAGCCATGAGGCCATGGCGGGGACGCGTCCGTGA
- a CDS encoding DUF3311 domain-containing protein, with protein sequence MAQTGHHRLRRVAIAVLLLAPAAGLLWVPMYAGAEPRLAGTPFFYWYQLAWVPGCGLCLLAAYALSDRHRR encoded by the coding sequence ATGGCACAAACCGGTCATCACCGGCTACGGCGCGTCGCGATCGCCGTACTGCTTCTCGCGCCCGCCGCGGGACTGCTGTGGGTTCCGATGTACGCCGGTGCGGAGCCGCGCCTGGCGGGCACGCCGTTCTTCTACTGGTACCAGCTCGCCTGGGTGCCGGGGTGCGGTCTGTGCCTGCTCGCCGCGTATGCGCTGTCGGACCGACATCGCCGCTGA
- a CDS encoding sodium:solute symporter family protein, with protein MADSAMTATFLAVIGGASLLAVTARRLRPSDRLPSLEGWALADRSLGPVWTWLLLGGTIFTAYTFTAVPGLAYGNGAAAFFAVPYTVIVCPIAFVLLSRLGEVARRHGYITAADFVRGRYGSPPLALVVALTGILATMPYLALQLLGIRAVLTAGGVYPRGATGDLVMVALFAGLAVATYRHGLRAPTVISALKAVAVFVSLTAVTWLVLARLGGPGKVFDGAAERLGGPALLLSPEQQPAYATLALGSALALLMYPHVLTAGFAADGPRTLRKVAVALPAWTGLLALFGFLGIAALAAGVRAPAGGAETAVPMLVDRLMPGPLAGLVFGAITVGALVPAAVMSIAAATSFVRNVYVEYVHPTATPKRQVRIAKAVSLTAKVGAVAFVFGLRDQDAVNLQLLGGVWILQIFPAVAVGLFTGRLHPRALLAGWGAGMLAGTFLVVREGFSSIGAGPFQIYAGLVALLLNLAVALAGTTVLERLGVPRGADLTDLPSRLTVRRRPETGANHP; from the coding sequence ATGGCCGACAGCGCCATGACCGCGACGTTCCTCGCCGTGATCGGCGGAGCGTCGCTGCTCGCCGTGACCGCGCGCCGGCTTCGCCCCAGCGACCGGCTGCCGTCCCTGGAGGGCTGGGCGCTCGCCGACCGCAGTCTCGGCCCGGTGTGGACCTGGCTGCTGCTCGGCGGCACGATCTTCACCGCGTACACCTTCACGGCCGTGCCGGGTCTCGCGTACGGCAACGGCGCCGCCGCCTTCTTCGCGGTGCCGTACACGGTGATCGTCTGTCCGATCGCCTTCGTGCTGCTCAGCCGTCTGGGCGAGGTGGCCCGCCGGCACGGTTACATCACCGCCGCCGACTTCGTGCGCGGCCGCTACGGTTCGCCGCCGCTGGCCCTGGTGGTCGCGCTGACCGGGATCCTGGCGACCATGCCGTATCTGGCGCTCCAACTGCTCGGGATACGGGCGGTGTTGACCGCCGGGGGCGTCTACCCGCGGGGCGCGACCGGTGACCTGGTGATGGTGGCGTTGTTCGCGGGGCTGGCGGTGGCCACCTACCGGCACGGGCTGCGGGCACCCACCGTGATCTCGGCGCTCAAGGCGGTCGCCGTCTTCGTCTCGCTCACCGCCGTCACCTGGCTGGTCCTGGCACGGCTCGGCGGACCGGGCAAGGTGTTCGACGGGGCGGCCGAACGCCTCGGCGGGCCGGCACTCCTGCTCTCCCCCGAGCAGCAGCCCGCCTACGCCACCCTCGCCCTCGGTTCCGCCCTCGCCCTCCTGATGTACCCGCACGTCCTGACCGCCGGTTTCGCCGCCGACGGGCCCCGCACCCTGCGCAAGGTCGCGGTGGCCCTGCCCGCCTGGACGGGGCTGCTCGCGCTCTTCGGGTTTCTCGGGATCGCGGCGCTCGCGGCGGGGGTCCGGGCGCCTGCGGGCGGCGCCGAGACCGCCGTACCGATGCTGGTGGACCGGCTGATGCCGGGGCCGCTGGCCGGGCTGGTGTTCGGCGCGATCACCGTGGGGGCGCTGGTGCCGGCCGCGGTGATGTCGATCGCGGCGGCCACCAGCTTCGTCCGCAACGTGTACGTCGAGTACGTGCACCCCACCGCCACGCCCAAGCGGCAGGTGCGGATCGCCAAGGCGGTGTCACTGACGGCGAAGGTGGGCGCGGTGGCGTTCGTGTTCGGGCTGCGCGACCAGGACGCCGTCAACCTCCAACTCCTCGGCGGGGTCTGGATCCTGCAGATCTTCCCGGCCGTCGCCGTGGGCCTGTTCACCGGCCGGCTGCATCCGCGGGCCCTGCTCGCCGGATGGGGCGCGGGCATGCTGGCCGGCACCTTCCTGGTCGTACGCGAGGGGTTCTCGTCGATCGGTGCCGGTCCGTTCCAGATCTACGCCGGGCTCGTCGCCCTCCTGCTGAACCTGGCCGTCGCCCTCGCCGGGACGACCGTCCTCGAACGTCTCGGCGTCCCGCGCGGCGCCGACCTCACCGACCTACCGTCGCGCCTGACCGTCAGGCGGCGCCCCGAGACGGGAGCGAACCACCCGTGA
- a CDS encoding sigma-70 family RNA polymerase sigma factor — translation MRQHLRHGTPPPVPLAPAAADPAELEREAGVARLFELHYASMLRLAVLLGADDPENVVAEAYYQIYRKWRRLRDTEAAEAYLRSTVCNLTRMRIRHLQVARRHVENPPTSVGELVASAESTALLHDDQRVLIDALQHLPARQREALVLRHWLGLKESEIASAMGISCGSVKTHTARGLAALTQAMEARR, via the coding sequence GTGAGACAGCATCTGAGACACGGCACCCCGCCACCGGTGCCGCTCGCCCCCGCCGCGGCGGACCCTGCCGAGCTGGAGCGCGAGGCCGGTGTGGCCCGGTTGTTCGAGCTGCACTACGCCTCGATGCTCCGCCTCGCCGTGCTGCTCGGCGCCGACGACCCGGAGAACGTGGTCGCCGAGGCCTACTACCAGATCTACCGGAAGTGGCGGCGCCTGAGGGACACCGAGGCCGCGGAGGCCTATCTGCGTTCCACGGTCTGCAATCTGACCCGGATGCGGATACGGCACCTCCAGGTCGCCCGCAGACACGTGGAGAACCCGCCGACGTCGGTGGGCGAGCTCGTCGCGTCCGCCGAGAGCACCGCGCTCCTCCACGACGACCAGCGCGTCCTCATCGACGCGCTCCAGCATCTGCCCGCCCGGCAGCGCGAGGCGCTGGTGCTGCGGCACTGGCTCGGACTGAAGGAGAGCGAGATCGCCTCCGCGATGGGCATCTCCTGCGGCTCCGTCAAGACCCACACGGCACGCGGCCTCGCCGCCCTGACCCAGGCGATGGAGGCCCGGCGATGA
- a CDS encoding glycoside hydrolase family 15 protein codes for MHPRIEDYALIGDEQTAALVGMDGSVDWLCLPRFDSAACFARLLGDEENGHWRIAPKGADRCTRRGYRPDTLVLDTEWETDEGAVRVTDLMPQRDGAPDLVRVVEGLRGTVTVRSTLRIRFDHGSVMPWVRRSDGHRVAIAGPDSVWLRSEPAVHTWGEDFGTHSEFTVEAGEKVAFVLTWHPSHEPRPPLIEPYETLQASVADWRAWAARCRYDGPHRDAVVRSLITLKALTYAPTGGIVAAPTTSLPEELGGVRNWDYRYCWLRDSTLTLGALLSCGYQEEAGAWRDWLLRAVAGDPADLQIMYGLAGERRLPESELPWLAGFGGSKPVRIGNEAVDQLQLDVYGEVMDSLSLARRSGLPAKPHMWSLQCALLEFLREVWRQPDEGLWEVRGGRQQFVHSKVMVWVAADRAVRTLEENPELRGDLDGWRAMRDEVHREVCEKGYDPERNTFTQYYGSRELDASLLLIPRVGFLPPDDPRVVGTIDAVRAELDHGGFVRRYSAEETPVDGLPGGEGTFLVCSFWLADTLHMTGRTKEARDLFERLLGLANDVGLLSEEYDPVAGVQLGNFPQAFSHIGLVNTALTLYGDEEAG; via the coding sequence GTGCACCCCCGTATCGAGGACTACGCCCTCATCGGCGACGAACAGACCGCGGCCCTGGTCGGCATGGACGGTTCCGTGGACTGGCTGTGCCTGCCCCGCTTCGACTCGGCGGCCTGCTTCGCCAGGCTGCTCGGCGACGAGGAGAACGGCCACTGGCGGATCGCCCCGAAGGGGGCGGACCGTTGTACGAGGCGCGGCTACCGCCCCGACACTCTCGTGCTGGACACCGAGTGGGAGACCGACGAGGGCGCGGTGCGGGTCACCGACCTGATGCCGCAGCGCGACGGTGCCCCCGACCTCGTACGCGTCGTCGAGGGGCTCCGCGGGACGGTGACCGTCCGCAGCACCCTCAGGATCCGCTTCGACCACGGTTCGGTCATGCCGTGGGTCCGCCGCTCCGACGGTCACCGGGTGGCGATCGCGGGGCCCGACTCGGTGTGGCTGCGCAGCGAACCCGCGGTGCACACCTGGGGCGAGGACTTCGGCACGCACTCGGAGTTCACGGTGGAGGCGGGCGAGAAGGTCGCCTTCGTCCTCACCTGGCACCCCTCGCACGAACCGCGCCCGCCGCTGATCGAGCCGTACGAGACCCTTCAGGCCAGCGTCGCCGACTGGCGGGCCTGGGCTGCCCGGTGCCGTTACGACGGCCCCCACCGGGATGCCGTCGTCCGCTCCCTGATCACCCTCAAGGCCCTCACCTACGCCCCCACCGGCGGCATCGTCGCCGCCCCCACCACCTCACTGCCCGAGGAGCTCGGCGGGGTCCGCAACTGGGACTACCGCTACTGCTGGCTGCGCGACTCGACCCTCACCCTGGGCGCCCTGCTGTCCTGCGGCTACCAGGAGGAGGCCGGGGCCTGGCGCGACTGGCTGCTGCGCGCGGTCGCCGGCGACCCGGCGGACCTGCAGATCATGTACGGCCTCGCGGGCGAGCGCCGGCTGCCCGAGTCCGAACTGCCGTGGCTGGCCGGTTTCGGCGGCTCGAAGCCCGTACGCATCGGGAACGAGGCCGTCGACCAGCTCCAACTGGACGTGTACGGCGAGGTCATGGACTCCCTGTCGCTGGCCCGGCGCTCGGGCCTGCCCGCCAAGCCGCACATGTGGTCCCTGCAGTGCGCGCTCCTGGAGTTCCTGCGCGAGGTGTGGCGGCAGCCCGACGAGGGGCTGTGGGAGGTGCGCGGCGGCCGGCAGCAGTTCGTCCACTCGAAGGTGATGGTCTGGGTCGCCGCCGACCGGGCCGTACGCACGCTGGAGGAAAACCCCGAGCTGCGCGGCGACCTGGACGGCTGGCGCGCGATGCGCGACGAGGTGCACCGCGAGGTGTGCGAGAAGGGCTACGACCCCGAACGCAACACCTTCACCCAGTACTACGGCTCGCGCGAACTCGACGCGTCCCTGCTGCTGATCCCCCGCGTCGGCTTCCTGCCGCCCGACGACCCACGCGTCGTCGGCACCATCGACGCGGTCCGCGCGGAGCTGGACCACGGCGGGTTCGTACGGCGGTACAGCGCCGAGGAGACGCCCGTGGACGGGCTGCCGGGAGGCGAGGGCACGTTCCTCGTGTGCTCGTTCTGGCTCGCCGACACCCTGCACATGACGGGCCGTACGAAGGAGGCGCGGGACCTGTTCGAACGGCTGCTTGGTCTGGCCAACGACGTGGGCCTGCTGTCCGAGGAGTACGACCCGGTGGCCGGCGTCCAGCTCGGCAACTTCCCGCAGGCGTTCAGCCACATCGGGCTGGTGAACACCGCCCTCACCCTGTACGGGGACGAGGAGGCAGGATAG
- a CDS encoding SDR family oxidoreductase, translated as MDLGLKDRVYIVTGATRGLGNAAARELVADGAKVVLTGREEKRAVAAAAELGPNAVGVAVDNADPSAPEQLIAAAREHFGRFDGVLISVGGPAPGFVADNTDEQWQAAFESVFLGAVRLARAAAAELDAGGVIGFVLSASVHEPIPGLTISNGLRPGLAGFAKSLSDELGPRGIRVVGLLPSRIDTDRVRELDGLSADPEATRAANESRIPLRRYGTPEEFGRAAAFLLSPAASYLTGVMLPVDGGMRHGF; from the coding sequence ATGGATCTTGGACTGAAGGACCGTGTGTACATCGTCACCGGAGCGACCCGCGGGCTCGGCAACGCGGCCGCGCGCGAGCTGGTCGCCGACGGGGCGAAGGTCGTACTGACCGGCCGGGAGGAGAAGCGGGCGGTGGCCGCGGCGGCCGAGCTGGGGCCGAACGCCGTCGGGGTGGCCGTCGACAACGCCGATCCCTCCGCGCCGGAACAGCTGATCGCCGCGGCGCGGGAGCACTTCGGGCGGTTCGACGGGGTGCTGATCAGCGTCGGCGGGCCCGCGCCCGGTTTCGTCGCGGACAACACCGACGAGCAGTGGCAGGCCGCGTTCGAGTCCGTGTTCCTCGGAGCGGTCCGGCTGGCCCGGGCGGCCGCGGCGGAACTCGACGCCGGGGGCGTCATCGGGTTCGTGCTGTCGGCGTCGGTGCACGAGCCGATTCCCGGGCTGACCATTTCGAACGGGCTGCGGCCCGGTCTCGCCGGGTTCGCCAAGTCCCTCTCCGACGAACTGGGGCCGCGGGGCATCCGGGTGGTGGGGCTGCTGCCGTCCCGGATCGACACGGATCGCGTGCGCGAGCTGGACGGGCTGTCCGCGGATCCGGAGGCCACCCGGGCTGCGAACGAGTCGCGGATTCCGTTGCGGCGGTACGGGACGCCGGAGGAGTTCGGCCGGGCGGCGGCGTTCTTGCTGTCTCCGGCTGCTTCCTATCTGACGGGGGTCATGCTGCCGGTCGACGGGGGCATGCGGCACGGGTTCTAG
- the amaP gene encoding alkaline shock response membrane anchor protein AmaP has product MLRTVNRVLIALVGLVLLVGGGSVLAVGLGLDPPSRWIHDGRHDVLLSDAQRTRWNGDGWWWPTVIAALALVVLLTLWWLTAVLRRRRLTEVRVNTGDGEGALLRGRALEAVLAGDAGQLDGVQRAQVGLTGRPDAPETHVRLLLEPHVDPGAALHHLTTQALAHARDSAGLESLPAEVRMTGVKHKAERVG; this is encoded by the coding sequence ATGCTGAGGACCGTCAACCGCGTACTGATCGCCCTGGTGGGCCTGGTACTGCTCGTCGGCGGCGGCTCGGTGCTCGCCGTGGGCCTCGGTCTGGACCCGCCGTCCCGGTGGATCCACGACGGCAGGCACGACGTACTGCTGAGCGACGCGCAGCGCACCCGCTGGAACGGCGACGGCTGGTGGTGGCCGACGGTCATCGCCGCACTGGCTCTCGTGGTGCTCCTGACCCTGTGGTGGCTCACGGCGGTGCTCCGCCGGCGCCGGCTCACCGAGGTGCGCGTCAACACCGGCGACGGCGAGGGCGCGCTCCTGAGGGGCCGCGCCCTGGAAGCCGTACTGGCGGGCGACGCAGGGCAGTTGGACGGCGTCCAGCGAGCCCAGGTGGGCCTGACCGGCCGCCCGGACGCCCCGGAGACCCACGTACGCCTCCTGCTGGAACCGCATGTGGACCCGGGGGCGGCCCTGCACCACCTGACGACTCAGGCCCTGGCCCACGCCCGCGATTCGGCGGGGCTGGAGTCACTTCCGGCGGAGGTCCGCATGACCGGCGTCAAGCACAAGGCGGAAAGGGTCGGTTGA
- a CDS encoding DUF6286 domain-containing protein, producing the protein MSEPQGSEGTTQRLPVIERAAEGDGRDRSASAAAYGPPEGGAGGERRFWSARRVPAGIVALLVLLVAGLFLYDIAAVRAHRPAMHWRHELSRQLAERPLDDPWVLVGAGVAAALGLWLILLAVTPGLRAVLPMHRTHSDVRAGLHRDAAAMVLRDRAMEVSGVQSAQVRMSRTKADVRAVSHFRELDDVQADLDLSLTEAIRALGLARPPALSVHVARTTRKG; encoded by the coding sequence ATGAGCGAGCCCCAGGGCTCCGAGGGCACCACACAACGACTGCCGGTCATCGAGCGGGCGGCGGAAGGGGACGGGCGAGACCGGTCCGCGTCGGCCGCCGCGTACGGACCACCGGAGGGCGGGGCGGGCGGCGAACGCCGCTTCTGGTCGGCGCGCAGGGTTCCGGCGGGCATCGTCGCCCTGCTGGTCCTGCTCGTCGCGGGTCTCTTCCTGTACGACATCGCGGCCGTCCGGGCCCATCGCCCCGCGATGCACTGGCGCCACGAACTCTCCCGGCAGCTCGCCGAGCGCCCCCTGGACGACCCCTGGGTCCTGGTCGGCGCGGGTGTCGCCGCGGCTCTGGGCCTGTGGCTGATCCTGCTGGCCGTCACACCCGGCCTGCGAGCCGTCCTGCCGATGCACCGCACCCACTCCGACGTCCGCGCCGGCCTGCACCGGGACGCGGCCGCCATGGTGCTGCGCGACCGCGCCATGGAGGTCTCCGGGGTCCAGTCCGCCCAGGTGCGGATGAGCAGGACGAAGGCCGACGTCCGCGCGGTTTCCCACTTCCGCGAACTGGACGACGTACAGGCCGACTTGGACCTGTCGCTCACCGAGGCGATCAGGGCACTGGGCCTGGCCCGGCCCCCGGCCCTCTCGGTGCACGTGGCACGGACGACGAGGAAGGGCTGA